One Echinicola strongylocentroti DNA window includes the following coding sequences:
- a CDS encoding 7TM diverse intracellular signaling domain-containing protein, producing the protein MKRILLTLFLLLFTVVAGIQLVHAQRISGSFTLKIDDNLDERIFSIAQLEFFEDTTSTLGFRDIIQPDFQENFKIRPSFNKNKFNIDNTYWVKLSIDKTPESDKKWLMEFYDQTIDVVEVYAPDGRGGYDKILMGDAIPFGSRAFKHKNFELLIKNTSEGISNYYVKIQSHQKADIRIAIRSVNRFIYYALNEYFTYGVFYGMILIIGLYNLLVYTVIRETKYLYYTFYLISVGIYALSVDGIAFQYLWPNSPKWNQIANGVFSFSIVLWAILFSIKFLNTRFRSPRIHKALIIILGIKSVIFLIALLWEPKLLEIRYYDIIPFFFIFIASIYIWSRGYKVARFFVIAYGVLFIGVVVKVLVNAAIIPHMTLVYYSLHLAFLVEMLLLTFALGDRIQILKDNRDRAMRRTIRQMEDNFALKEKVNRELELKVSERTKELAHKNKLLEEYNQQLTDKDEEIKRINSLLDRDNWKLKSSIKESFQARLSNKLLSFEEFQRIFPDQSACLRYLEEFKWGQGYECRQCGNTKSSKGPKLFTRRCSKCGHIDSVTAGTIFHGVKFPLEKAFYITYELIANTEKRTLEQLAELLELRKNTVWNFRKKTRQNIEAHNINNPHWDDILIMAEEKVNGKK; encoded by the coding sequence ATGAAGCGAATCCTTTTAACGCTCTTCCTACTGCTCTTTACCGTTGTTGCCGGCATACAACTTGTCCATGCACAGCGGATCTCCGGCAGCTTTACGCTTAAAATAGACGATAACCTCGACGAACGTATTTTTTCCATTGCCCAGTTGGAGTTCTTTGAAGACACTACCAGCACTTTGGGATTTAGGGACATTATCCAACCTGATTTTCAGGAAAACTTCAAGATCCGGCCATCATTCAACAAAAATAAATTTAATATTGACAATACCTATTGGGTAAAACTCTCCATAGACAAAACCCCAGAAAGTGACAAAAAGTGGCTGATGGAATTCTATGATCAAACCATCGATGTCGTAGAGGTTTATGCTCCTGACGGAAGGGGAGGCTATGATAAGATCCTCATGGGGGACGCCATCCCTTTTGGTTCCAGGGCTTTCAAGCACAAGAACTTTGAACTGCTGATAAAAAACACCAGTGAAGGGATCAGCAACTATTACGTCAAAATCCAATCCCACCAAAAAGCAGACATACGCATCGCCATTCGCTCGGTCAATCGCTTTATCTATTATGCGCTAAACGAATATTTTACTTACGGGGTCTTTTACGGCATGATACTGATCATTGGCCTATACAACCTGCTCGTCTATACCGTGATCAGAGAGACCAAATACCTCTACTACACGTTCTATCTGATCAGCGTGGGTATTTACGCCCTTAGTGTAGACGGCATCGCCTTCCAGTACCTTTGGCCCAATTCTCCCAAATGGAACCAAATCGCCAATGGTGTCTTTAGCTTTTCGATCGTGCTGTGGGCCATATTGTTTTCCATAAAATTCCTGAACACACGTTTCCGATCTCCCAGAATACACAAAGCCTTGATCATTATCTTGGGGATCAAGTCGGTCATATTCCTTATTGCCTTGCTCTGGGAGCCTAAATTACTGGAAATAAGGTACTATGATATCATACCCTTCTTTTTCATCTTCATAGCCAGTATTTACATCTGGTCCAGGGGGTATAAAGTGGCCCGGTTCTTTGTGATTGCCTATGGCGTGTTATTTATTGGTGTAGTGGTCAAAGTACTGGTCAATGCCGCCATTATCCCCCACATGACACTGGTCTACTATAGCCTCCACTTGGCCTTTCTAGTGGAGATGTTATTGCTGACCTTTGCCCTTGGTGACCGTATCCAGATCCTAAAGGACAACCGAGACAGAGCCATGCGCAGGACCATTCGGCAAATGGAAGACAACTTTGCCCTTAAAGAAAAAGTCAATCGGGAACTAGAACTTAAAGTGAGCGAAAGGACCAAAGAATTGGCACACAAAAACAAATTACTCGAAGAATACAACCAACAGCTGACCGATAAAGACGAGGAAATCAAGCGCATCAATTCCCTGCTGGACAGGGACAACTGGAAACTCAAAAGCAGTATCAAGGAATCCTTCCAAGCTAGACTCAGCAATAAGCTCCTGTCTTTCGAGGAATTTCAGCGCATCTTCCCAGACCAATCTGCTTGCCTGCGCTATCTGGAGGAATTCAAATGGGGCCAAGGCTATGAATGCAGGCAATGCGGAAACACCAAAAGCTCCAAAGGCCCCAAACTCTTTACCAGACGGTGCTCTAAATGCGGCCATATTGACTCGGTCACCGCCGGCACCATTTTTCACGGCGTCAAATTCCCGCTCGAAAAAGCATTCTATATCACCTATGAACTGATTGCTAACACGGAAAAAAGAACATTGGAACAATTGGCAGAATTGCTGGAACTTCGCAAAAATACGGTTTGGAATTTCCGTAAAAAGACCCGTCAAAACATCGAAGCTCACAATATCAACAACCCACATTGGGATGATATCCTGATCATGGCCGAGGAAAAAGTAAACGGGAAGAAATAA
- a CDS encoding SusC/RagA family TonB-linked outer membrane protein — MIEHLRISKESWKPKVPFIGKLSMILVLAIWAISGTAIAQDTDVTGKVLDPSGEPVPGVNILEQGTSNGTITDLDGNYSLTVSSPDATLKFSFIGFEPQVIPLDGRTQLDITLQEELTGLDEVVVIGYGAQTEKEMTSAITTLKTDDLVKTPSSNAMQSLQGKVAGVQIVSKGAPGASPTVRVRGIGSFEGGGAPLYVVDGMFFDNIDFLNSNDIKTLSVLKDASASAIYGARASNGVVLIETKSGEYEQEAEIVYDGYYGVQNPQNILKMANSQQFVQYVSETGSAADMAFVDNAMQFYGRSRVDPNIPAVNTDWYNEIMSPAPIQNHTLTFSGGSAKTRYSIGGSYFSQDGLLNETRNEYERVNIRANIDSKVKDWITVGGNFTFSSAKQYVGSDAAWFNAYFAVPILPKYDEEYGATPVPLSNAQRLGYRSRQNPFYPLLYNDSRNKVNKVNGNLHAELTFIPDKLTFRSAYNYKLDIINARNVNFTYNDGVLDPLSGISRTNSLYFDQIIDNYLTYKDYFGDHGITATLGQSFRSETFERLSGSRNDLDPNPTFGNEELWYLNNGQANDINTATDDGSRIFYLSYFGRLAYNYKEKYLLYATYRMDNYNKFQVDSEDFFTVGAGWVATEEDFFDVKGIDFLKFRASWGQLGNDGIDPSVGQPTLESTFTAINDVRVPGFTLNPTYDLINRIETTEETNFGLTAKFFQNRLSLEADYYIRNTQSLAVTVLQPLFRGSVRRSVGEIQNKGLEVSLNWENQVTEDFSYYIGGNIATLKNSVTDLGGPEYLNAGSAEFRQRSIVGQPYQAFYGYEVAGVFQNEADISNSGYTQGFIDETGLVPGDFMFKDQNGDGVIDDLDRVVLGSYLPELTYGGNLGFRYRNFDFSVLIQGQSGHSILNRKRGEIIFTNDTNIDAELADNLWRGEGTSNKYPSAAGLRKGWNQNFSDYFVEDGSFFRVQNVRMSYSLLDKEVMGLMMPETRITLTAERPLTIFNYNGFNPEVDNGIDRQVYPIPAVYTVGLNLKF; from the coding sequence ATGATTGAGCATTTACGCATAAGTAAGGAATCATGGAAACCCAAAGTACCTTTTATAGGAAAGCTTTCTATGATATTGGTTTTGGCCATCTGGGCCATATCCGGCACCGCGATAGCCCAAGATACTGATGTTACAGGTAAAGTTCTAGACCCTAGTGGAGAACCAGTCCCAGGTGTCAATATCCTCGAACAAGGCACCAGTAACGGTACCATCACTGACTTGGACGGTAACTACTCCCTCACCGTCAGTTCACCTGATGCCACCTTAAAATTTTCTTTTATCGGATTTGAGCCCCAAGTAATCCCATTGGATGGAAGGACCCAACTGGACATCACCCTCCAAGAGGAGTTGACGGGACTCGATGAAGTAGTGGTGATCGGTTATGGTGCACAGACCGAGAAGGAAATGACCTCTGCCATCACCACCCTCAAAACGGATGATCTTGTAAAAACACCAAGTTCTAACGCTATGCAGTCCTTGCAAGGAAAAGTAGCCGGTGTGCAGATCGTCAGTAAAGGTGCCCCAGGTGCTTCACCAACAGTAAGGGTAAGAGGCATCGGCTCCTTTGAAGGAGGCGGAGCTCCCCTATATGTGGTGGATGGGATGTTTTTTGACAATATTGACTTCCTCAACTCCAATGATATCAAAACTCTCTCCGTCCTAAAAGATGCCTCAGCATCTGCTATTTATGGCGCCAGGGCTTCCAATGGAGTCGTACTGATCGAGACCAAATCCGGTGAATACGAACAGGAAGCAGAAATCGTCTATGACGGCTACTATGGGGTCCAAAATCCACAAAACATACTCAAAATGGCCAATAGCCAGCAATTTGTCCAGTATGTCAGTGAAACAGGATCTGCTGCAGACATGGCCTTTGTCGACAATGCCATGCAGTTTTATGGCAGAAGCCGGGTAGACCCCAATATCCCAGCAGTCAACACTGACTGGTATAACGAGATCATGAGTCCTGCTCCCATACAAAACCACACCTTGACCTTCTCCGGTGGTAGTGCCAAAACGCGCTACTCTATTGGTGGTAGTTATTTTAGCCAAGATGGATTGCTCAATGAAACCAGAAACGAATACGAACGGGTAAATATCCGAGCAAACATCGACTCAAAGGTAAAAGACTGGATCACCGTAGGGGGTAATTTCACCTTCAGTTCAGCAAAACAGTACGTAGGCTCAGACGCAGCGTGGTTCAACGCCTACTTTGCCGTACCTATTTTGCCTAAATATGATGAGGAATATGGTGCCACCCCCGTACCACTGTCCAATGCCCAGCGTCTTGGCTACCGAAGTAGGCAAAACCCTTTCTATCCGCTGCTCTACAATGACAGTCGAAATAAGGTAAATAAGGTAAACGGTAACCTTCACGCAGAACTTACTTTTATCCCTGACAAGCTAACCTTCAGATCGGCCTATAATTACAAACTGGACATCATCAATGCCCGTAATGTAAACTTCACCTACAATGACGGTGTCCTAGACCCACTATCTGGCATTTCTAGGACCAATAGCCTATATTTTGACCAAATCATCGATAACTACCTGACTTATAAGGATTACTTTGGTGACCATGGCATTACCGCTACACTGGGCCAGTCCTTTAGAAGTGAAACTTTCGAAAGACTCAGCGGTAGCCGAAATGATTTGGATCCCAATCCTACATTTGGTAATGAAGAACTGTGGTACCTCAATAATGGCCAAGCCAATGACATCAATACGGCCACTGACGACGGAAGTCGGATCTTTTACCTCTCTTATTTTGGTAGGCTTGCTTATAACTATAAGGAAAAGTACCTGCTATATGCCACCTATCGGATGGACAACTACAATAAATTCCAAGTCGACAGTGAAGACTTCTTCACTGTTGGGGCAGGCTGGGTAGCTACTGAGGAGGATTTCTTTGATGTGAAAGGGATCGACTTCCTGAAATTCAGGGCCTCTTGGGGACAACTCGGGAATGACGGCATAGATCCATCAGTAGGCCAGCCCACTTTGGAAAGCACCTTTACGGCCATCAATGATGTGCGTGTACCGGGCTTCACGCTAAACCCTACTTATGACCTTATCAATCGGATAGAGACTACAGAAGAAACGAATTTTGGCCTTACTGCGAAGTTTTTCCAGAATAGACTTTCCTTAGAGGCGGACTATTACATCAGAAACACCCAAAGCCTTGCGGTCACCGTCTTGCAACCACTTTTCAGAGGTTCTGTAAGAAGGAGTGTAGGCGAAATCCAAAACAAAGGCCTAGAAGTAAGCCTAAATTGGGAAAACCAAGTAACAGAAGATTTCTCCTATTATATTGGAGGAAATATTGCCACCCTCAAAAATTCGGTTACCGACTTGGGTGGGCCAGAATACCTGAATGCTGGATCAGCGGAGTTCCGTCAGCGATCCATTGTCGGTCAACCCTACCAGGCTTTCTACGGATACGAAGTAGCCGGTGTCTTCCAAAACGAAGCCGACATCAGCAATAGTGGATACACCCAAGGTTTTATTGATGAAACAGGATTGGTACCTGGAGATTTTATGTTCAAGGACCAAAATGGCGATGGGGTCATCGATGACCTGGACAGGGTCGTATTAGGCTCTTATCTGCCCGAGCTCACCTACGGTGGCAACCTGGGCTTTAGGTACAGAAACTTTGACTTTTCGGTACTTATCCAAGGGCAGTCCGGACACAGTATCCTGAACAGAAAAAGAGGTGAAATCATCTTTACCAATGACACCAATATAGACGCAGAACTTGCCGATAATCTATGGCGTGGAGAGGGAACTTCCAATAAATACCCTTCAGCTGCTGGACTTCGCAAAGGGTGGAACCAAAACTTCAGCGACTACTTTGTAGAGGACGGATCATTCTTTAGGGTCCAAAATGTACGCATGTCTTATTCGCTCTTAGACAAAGAGGTAATGGGGCTGATGATGCCAGAAACACGCATCACATTGACAGCCGAGCGGCCATTGACCATCTTCAACTACAATGGATTTAACCCAGAAGTGGACAACGGCATTGACCGTCAAGTGTACCCAATTCCTGCAGTGTATACTGTGGGCCTAAACCTTAAGTTCTAA